The Gouania willdenowi chromosome 22, fGouWil2.1, whole genome shotgun sequence nucleotide sequence CCACACGTTGTAAACTGTTGACAAGCAATGTCACGTCGCAGCATACCAGGAAATTTCTCTGTGATCGCAAATATTAATACACTCTACCGTTTTGCTCATAACTGTGATGCTGTGCAAAGAAAAGACAGAACCAGCACACAGACCTAACTGCTGCTCCATCTACTAAACACGTAGctgtgaaagaaaagaaaaaaagtgacgtTTGTCTGTGAGGCAGTTCATTCTCGTCAGCGAcgtttgagttcagataatttgcgcataagctgctgctgcttggaTTTCAGGCGTTTCTTCTCATGGAGATGTCGCTTCTCCCTGCCGTGCAGCTCCACCAGGTACTCTGTAGCCTGGGTCAGGATGGCCACCTTTGGAGTCTTGGCCGACTCCAGTCCAGGAATCTGATCCCTCAGGGCGAGGAATCGAGACCTGAGGTCGTTTCTCCTTTTTCTTTCCAGGAAGTTGTGGTTTCGCCTGCGATCAATGTCCTCAGGGTCTGAGTCTTGGGGGGCCCCGGAGGGCGAGGACTGAGCGGATGAGCTCAGCAGCTGACAGGAACGCTTGCTCTGAGGCTCATCCTCATACTCCTCGTCgtcatcttcctcttcctcctcctcctcctcctcctcttccggCTCGCTATCTGGAGAGCGGGCTGCGTAGTTGTGCTGCTGCCTGTGGACGGACACGTGGAAGCGCTTGGGGCAGGGGTCTGCCCGCACAGTGAGGGTGACTGGTTTACGGACATTCACCAGACGCATCCGGTTCTGTTTCTTTTCCACGGTAACGACATCGATTTCCTCTTCATCGTCTGTTGTgacaaaaggaaacaaaactcaTCAGTGCATGTCGAGAAAAAGCTTTTACATTGATGggtaaacatttaattaaacagATACAAGGAGGTGCATTCAGAGTAAATAAACCAATGCCTTGATTACGGGCGTGGCTTGTGGAGcatttaagacacgcccagtttatATGAACAGTCTATgctgttaactagctactcattacacCTCTCTATTCattcttctctcaatccaacctactcaccacagattatagagcccacaggtgccaGTATTTAGAAAAGGGgaggggctaacagtgcttgtttgtgatgcaagattgtcccaaaat carries:
- the LOC114456465 gene encoding protein L-Myc-1b-like, with the protein product MDFDCFQDYFFNYFDTEEDFYKSTAPSEDIWKKFELMPTPPMSPTRTLHISAGDKLSWLSKVLGQDEESDGQILPDTQELLSSNIIQDCMWSCFSASKQLEKVKAAAAAAVVVPPGAQSAQVRPSKAQLTAATDCVDPAAVLTYPASSCRKPASSGSESRSDSSDDEEEIDVVTVEKKQNRMRLVNVRKPVTLTVRADPCPKRFHVSVHRQQHNYAARSPDSEPEEEEEEEEEEEDDDEEYEDEPQSKRSCQLLSSSAQSSPSGAPQDSDPEDIDRRRNHNFLERKRRNDLRSRFLALRDQIPGLESAKTPKVAILTQATEYLVELHGREKRHLHEKKRLKSKQQQLMRKLSELKRR